One region of Alosa sapidissima isolate fAloSap1 chromosome 1, fAloSap1.pri, whole genome shotgun sequence genomic DNA includes:
- the LOC121719520 gene encoding chemokine XC receptor 1-like has product MNTTDMDSYDEFLEFLEEYGNYSDGSNPKYVTSEFVTQCQKADVVHFGAKQRRKAYAISSSVVVWVVSLASSVKEMILHDTFTDKQYGELCENVGYDHDTLTKWKLFGYYQQFFVFFLIPVAIVLYCYMRITMRVLSTRMREKCRAVKLIFVIVLTFFINI; this is encoded by the coding sequence ATGAATACCACTGATATGGATTCATATGATGAATTTCTGGAATTTTTGGAAGAATACGGCAATTACTCTGATGGATCTAACCCAAAGTACGTAACAAGTGAATTTGTGACTCAATGTCAGAAGGCTGATGTTGTGCACTTTGGTGCCAAGCAGAGACGGAAGGCTTACGCCATCAGCTCCTCCgtggtggtgtgggtggtgagTTTGGCATCTAGCGTGAAAGAGATGATCCTGCACGACACATTCACCGACAAGCAATACGGCGAGTTGTGTGAGAACGTTGGTTATGACCATGACACATTGACCAAGTGGAAGCTGTTTGGCTACTACCAACAGTTCTTCGTCTTCTTCCTGATCCCTGTAGCAATTGTGCTGTACTGCTACATGCGTATCACTATGAGGGTCCTCTCCACGCGCATGAGAGAGAAGTGCAGAGCGGTGAAGCTGATCTTTGTCATCGTGCTCACCTTCTTCATCAATATTTGA
- the ccr12a gene encoding chemokine (C-C motif) receptor 12a, which translates to MDQFEDELWHIMNFNSSTENETVTEELVPYCPKADVVHFGAKYLPPFFYINFIISVLGNGLVLYIIYKYEKLSTVTNIFLLNLVISDLLFACCLPFNAVYHTSEWIFGRAMCKLVASLFSIGFYSSILFLTLMTFDRYLAVVHAITAAKQRRKAYAISSSVVVWVVSLASSVKELILHDTFTDKQYGELCENVGYDHDTLTRWQLFGYYQQFFVFFLIPVAIVLYCYMRITMRVLSTRMREKCRAVKLIFVIVLTFFICWTPYNIVILLKALEESFSTECPSDTLDYAHFITRNLAFLYCCISPLFYTFVGKKFQNHFRTMLARHIPWLKVSAPTSGTTSQSGKTTSCKNPNMLTDKTSVQLLQSVS; encoded by the coding sequence ATGGATCAGTTTGAAGACGAATTATGGCACATTATGAACTTTAACTCAAGTACGGAGAATGAGACCGTAACAGAAGAATTGGTGCCTTATTGTCCGAAGGCTGATGTTGTGCACTTTGGTGCCAAGTACCTCCCGCCGTTCTTCTACATCAACTTCATCATCAGCGTGCTGGGGAACGGCCTGGTCCTCTACATCATCTACAAGTATGAGAAGCTCAGCACCGTCACCAACATCTTCCTGCTCAATCTGGTCATCTCAGACCTGCTGTTTGCCTGCTGCCTCCCCTTCAACGCCGTCTACCACACCTCGGAGTGGATCTTCGGCCGGGCCATGTGCAAGCTGGTGGCCAGCCTGTTCTCTATTGGATTCTACAGCTCCATCCTCTTCCTCACGCTCATGACCTTTGACCGCTACCTGGCCGTGGTGCACGCCATCACCGCAGCAAAGCAGAGACGGAAGGCTTACGCCATCAGCTCCTCCGTGGTGGTGTGGGTGGTCAGTTTGGCATCTAGCGTGAAAGAGCTGATCCTGCACGACACATTCACCGACAAGCAATACGGCGAGTTGTGTGAGAACGTTGGTTATGACCACGACACACTGACCAGGTGGCAGCTGTTTGGCTACTACCAACAGTTCTTTGTCTTCTTCCTGATCCCTGTAGCAATTGTGCTGTACTGCTACATGCGTATCACTATGAGGGTCCTCTCCACGCGCATGAGAGAGAAGTGCAGAGCGGTGAAGCTGATCTTTGTCATCGTGCTCACCTTCTTCATCTGCTGGACCCCCTACAACATAGTCATCCTCCTGAAGGCGCTGGAGGAGTCTTTCAGCACAGAGTGTCCATCAGATACCCTCGACTACGCTCACTTTATCACACGTAACCTGGCTTTCCTCTACTGCTGCATCAGTCCTCTCTTCTACACTTTTGTGGGGAAGAAGTTTCAGAATCACTTCAGGACAATGCTGGCCAGACACATACCTTGGCTGAAAGTCTCTGCGCCCACATCAGGAACCACAAGCCAAAGTGGCAAAACGACCTCTTGTAAGAACCCTAATATGTTGACTGATAAGACCTCAGTACAGCTGCTTCAATCAGTGTCTTGA